In Megalobrama amblycephala isolate DHTTF-2021 linkage group LG21, ASM1881202v1, whole genome shotgun sequence, the genomic stretch tactaaaattgctaaaactaaaataaataacactaaatattttaaatatatatttctaaaaaaaaattaaattactaaaacttaaaataaactttaaaatgaaaactgaaaatatacaaataaaagcttctaaatatgaataaatattgtaattgaatataaataattactaaaactaaattataaatttactactaaaacaacacacatagtattttttattatgtcaTTTGTTTAGCAGTTTCCTCGCAGCTCTGGATCAGAGGTGGACTTCATTGCGGCTCAAGTAGCCCAAGATGAggtaaaaaaatatcttcaggATAACTAAGATTACACTGTACAGATGATAAAcagattgattaaaaaaaatatatatatacaactcCATATTTTCTTGTAATAAAGATTATAACTTAAGTACATCAAATCACATACTTCTTCTCGATTCTCAGATGTTTAAAGAAATATCATCTGTGATGTTGCCCTAAAACTCTCTAAAATACTCATCAGGAGATCGCACACTACATGCAGCGGCACCAGAGGAGAGTCAAAGACAGGCCACAAGACCTAGAGATCCAGACGAGACCTGCTGAACCAAGAGATGAAGGAAACACCTCAACCAGGAAGGTCTGAATGAACCTCATCTGCTTAATGAAAACACAGCTCTAATAATAAATGAGGGACTTGATAACACAACCTCaaacattttattgatttgATGCATGCatatacataaaacaaacaaaatatttggtgtaaaaatatttttcgcTCAGAAATCGGTAATATAGttcacaaacaattacaaagaaactGCATGTagcacactgaattaaacaagAAATTTTGAAGCAGAAAAACCGAagtagtattttcttgtaaaacttACTCCtataatttttgtttaacttaaaaaaatctttttttacagtatataggTTTGAGTATTTAAGGTGAAAGAAATCTGTAACATTAAATCACAAGAATGCTTCTTTTGCATTTGGTGTGCATATATCTTTTGCAGACTTTCACATTTAAAGATTACGCCCTTTGTCTTAATTTTGTTTACTAAAATATTCAAGcatgaaaatgttcaaaaaacactttgttttcctcatattctccattgttgcagctcctctcttcccagtctgtcagtaacgctctgtttagtttctgtctctatgaagcccctccttccgaaAAGAACTTTgttctctgattggtcggctgaataagtgtgttgtgattggtcaagctcTTCcagtgtgtttgggaaatgtcagtttcaacatactactaactaactcaaccaggccgtGCTTCATTATTTTGCATATGCATTGGgcggaattatttaaatgtggaAAATTGTGACATTTTTGTTTCCTAAAGACTTTCTGGGAGTTGACATTGATAAAGAGAATGACTCCCTATGGAgtgacctttttcatgctcaaacagcaacattagaCACTAAAGAAAGATGTAAAAAAGCacaataggtcctctttaattcATGGTGTGGATAGACCTTTCATTTGTAATGTCTTTCACATTATCGTTTGATGTAAATGGACATTTTCCAGACCATGTTGTCTTGAATTTCAGGCTCTTCAGATGTTGCGAGAGAGGCTGAACTCAGACGGACTGCATTCGCCAGTGGAAGAGGAAGACTACACCATTGAAAACCATCTAGCAAGCCCATCATGCACTACACTGTAAGTCACACATGCTATAATTATCACACACAATCTGCCATTCCTCAAGACCGCATTTCAACCGTTACTGTATCTTTGCAACTTATCTCTTTTCAGCCGAAACCAACACTTACACAACATTGCAGAGGAACTGGACCCAACGTTCAAGGCTAGAAAGCGTGAGAGCCAAATTTCCACCAGCCCCCCGTCAGGTACCAATGCATTGTTATATAATAGGAAAGTTCAATAACTATATTTGTGCCACATCAGCAGCCATTTCCTGTTTCCTCAGCAGGTCTGTGCTTGGCCCCTCGTAACCCGCACAGTATCTTTTATGACTATTTACCAGAACCCACCTTCATACCACCAACTAAGCGGCAGAGCGACAAAGCAGGACGTCACAAAGCCAAAGACAAGAAAGAGAACTGTAAACAACAGTGAACAAATGACTAATTCAGTAGAGTCTCTCAGTTCTGTCTTTTGAGTGAATAAACAAGTATTATATAATCAATTGTATAGACACAGACTAATCTGTTGTTAGACATTCTCTGATTCATTCTGTGATTCTCTGATGTTCCATCCATGCACTCTTAGGAtaaaaaaggttctttggggttctatatagatgtttaaagaccccctgtggtgaaaatcaagtttttaatattgtttatatgtctatggtgtttttaatatgatttAGGACAAACCATGTGCACATTCATAAGTCGACACCATTGCAgagtattttctgtttaaaactgCAGCGATCTAAAGacacggtttgaaatcgctggtgtttctgatatcacaaactaccttgtaaccaatcacgtcactGTGCcagcaggctttagcatatcattaactatgaccgatctgaagcaggagagtctcaagagaaggttatcccggtatatttttctgttgacatGAAAAATCGGgtgatttagcaatatagcgagTGTATGATGTGTATTACGATGCTATAATGAACTATAAGCCTTTCTAAGTCGTTAAAAAAGTTTGTAAAGATGCTGATTTttagaagacagctgtctgactctgagatgaagaacgggaacatggtttgcaacacattattagttgtttgataacatagtcaagcaaaaggctaatcatattaattaccgttatgcgtccgacgttgtaaaaagtgataccattgtgcagcgtttacatcagtaagttgaccgagtggatctctgagctcgtgcgagtgagtggaggcggggctaattagcatattcatagatccgtgtatattaaataatgcattcaagcttttttaaagcatgaagacattttttcacaggaaaaaaacgtgtaaatatgtcattttgttgagttttaagggataaaattattcactacagggggactttaacgggttatttcaattttttctgTTTAACTCATAAAATTTAATCTAAATAAAGAAGGAATTAAAACTAAATGTATTAAATCTAAATCCATAAAACGATCCCATGATGGAAACCCTTGAAGCTcctgacagaaccctttaaggttctatatagaaccttttcttctaaaagtgtGCAACTTGTAAATGGAACACTTGAAGTTGGTCTTCAAACTTTGACTCTAAAGCTGCGATTCCATCCTGTTGTTGAGGGAAATGTATTATACATAATTAATGTTAAACACTCGCTTTTAATCGTTTAAAATACACTGAGTCAAATTCTTTCATTGAATGATGATGAAACCTGTTTTGCATGCACTTGTGTACAACactatcattttttaaaatctctgttgttaattgtacaCCTGCAAAATGAGTATTAGCATAGAATGCTGCAGGGATTATGCATTTTTGTTGGCCAAAACTTGGAAACGAGTTAGTATTCAAGTCAATAACATTAAATGTCATTAGCCTGAACTGGGAAACTCATCTACATCTACTCAACCTCATTGTTCATAATCTTGTTCTTGTAAACTCAAACTTTaagagaaaatgttttaaataaaaggtGCATACACGCCATAAATACCGTAATTACAagatttcaacttgtaaaaagcattcacgtccTCACAGAGCTCATAAATACAACTTTTTTGTACTTTACAAGCATTTTCTGAGAGCTcctacttgtaccacctgaccactgcagattcatttaggcaCAAATGAATAGTTAGTTTTGCCACAGTAATTACGACATGGCGTGAATGCAGCACTTTGAACGCattttacaagttgaaatctTGTAATTATGATAATTACGATATGGCATGAACGCACCATGGTGACATTGAAGTCAtggtgtatttttgtttatagcCCACGTTTAGCTTTTCACTTCTGCCAATtatatttaggcttcaaaatcatAAAAGTTTATCATGATGAAGAATCAAGAATCACAAACTTTTGTTGGTCAAAGACCTTATTTTCTGTAATAATCCAAAAGACAATGCAAAAATCAATGTCAACTGAGCCTTACGAAAATACGTCATCACTGCAGCTTCCTATAAGTGATGTTTCACAATTAGATATCCAGGAGACATCTTGTTGACAATCAAATACCTGCTAAGAGAACAccaagtccctttaagacaagtcatttcactcggcggccatctttgaaacgcctctcgggcatcctagGCATcttctgacaacaactgtctcataatttttttttgtctaaacgctcgaatcatgacaaaaaaaactgtattttttaggctggatcaagctaatgcgcatgcgcagacctaaatgcgtctcttgtgcctcatttcggaggcgtgcgtctgactgtttctatagaaaccaaaGCTTCTAAAGGCcactgcagtgacgcgatgactttaccagtcggcgattggctcttattttgaaggcgggacttattccgccatattgcgcgttacactttctcccattcaaaacaatacgagtgacatgtcttgtgttattctatagtctttgataacACTCTCCACATGTTGGGCAATAGATCATCTTTATGGTCAAAAGTTGGAAATATCGCGTGTGATTTTGGATAGAACGCAGCATAATCTGTGATCATGTACAAGACTTTTGAGGTTAAATACAAATCtgaatatatagttttttaatCTTCAGGTTAATAGGAGTCTTTTAATAACAtctttgttaaataaaacaggTCAACTGGAATACGCCATAGACCTAAGTTTGTATGAGGGATATAATGCCTTATTTCTGCTGTCTTTGTGTTGTGCCGCACAATTGCTTTATTTCACAGCATTTTCAAAGGGTTTTAGTCCACAtttgttttgtacatttatGTTCCTCATTTTCACTTCTAAAAAAAGAGCAGCGTTTAATGGTATTGCGCAACATGATGCtaaaggtcagaggtcagaAAAGACCCCGAGAAGTCTTTTACCAGAATGTGAAGATTCAGGGGTTTTGCACTTGGAAATTCAGTGGATTTCAAATAATGCTATGCAGGGGAATTCTGATGGTGTtgaattaaaatatcaaatgcaGTCACATCCTGACAGCCTACAGTATTTCAGTGCCGAGGTCTCCGCTCCCCCCCACACATACTGTAACCTTTTGTGCATGTGCACCGTGGCGATGACATCAGCCGCTTGAACGCCTCTTTGATCTCAAAGGCTAGAGGTCGACTGAACTTCTACAAAGTTTAAAGGTCTCATATTTTgaggatttcttttttttatgtaatatgtGTTAACATCGTGTGTGTCTTCATAATAAAAGTCATCTGAGCACATCATTTTGTACTTGTTTTGTTACAGGCTGATTTagcatcaaacattaaacaattaTCAATTATTTCACTTGTTGAAATTATCTATTGATTCACAACAGAATAATGTTTTCCCAAACTGGGATTTTGTGAgctgataaaaaaacaaattataaaaatgtcaaattaacataattctaaaataaagcaaaaaagcTTACTAAAAAGAGatatttgtttacctgcatgtcatgtgaccattggCCAACatcagaaaacatgcaaatatatagttaaattattaaaatattttaaatataaaaaaaaaaaaaaacattttacaacaaAGGGGTTCACTAAAAAAAagtcactaaaaaaaaaacatagttcAACTTTCTCAGTAGGCATATGATTTTGCCAAATTTGATCCTGGAGCAAAAACATTTCACGCGATGCATGTTGTAGAACACGGATGGACAaaggctgtgtccgaaatcgcatactctcgactacatattttgaataagtacttTGCGAGCgctaaaaaaagtatgttcaaTCTAGTATGaatgcctactcttttatgagtactgtgaattcggacacttttcatactgtttttcacctactatggAAGTATGCAATTCCTAACACCGCCAAAGTGGTAGTTCGCAAAATCACAATAAtgtattaaacaaaaatgaaccCTAATATTAAGTTTATGTAACTCTCAAGAAGAAGTTTTGACCCACAGAGGTAACCCTGAGTAAATAAGTACTCTAGAACACGGGCATAATATGAAAATACTGCTTTAATGGCAACAAAATGTCACTGACATCATGATTTACAATTTCAATAACAGGATTCTAGTAGAATtcagtaaataaattatacattacaTAGCAACACTATACATATCCTCAGATAATTACAAATTATGTTCACAATACATGTTCATGCTTCTAAAGGGCCGATGCTCTGTGAGAGCAGCGAGTCCATCGAACTCTGACTGCTGCTGCCGTGTTCCTGCTGAGGAAAACAGAAGCTGCCCGCTTCAGAATGACGTGCTGGAGTCTGTTCTCCTTCTGATCACAAgacacaaaaaaacatgtctgcATGAGGATACGGGAACCCTTTGTGCTGGGTAAATGTGTATAACTAAAGAAAACCGTTTACCTGGttgctttttttctttattgGTGGCCTTTCTTTTTCTCCACGCCAGGAAGAGGATTACAGCAACAGGTATTGATATGCAGAGGAGCCCAAAGCTGATGAGGATAGCAATGACCTCTGTAGCAAAGAGCAACAATGAGTGAATCACTTGAAAAGGTCATGGTCAGAAATACTGCATGAATAATTacc encodes the following:
- the ccdc50b gene encoding coiled-coil domain-containing protein 50 isoform X5, producing MAEIDIDKSHLPGVYDVCQCFSVLEDGALAHSLQEQEIEQFYSSNIQKNQAVQNDVRLARRLQEEEEQRADLRRDIRQLEEEDCRYAQMIQEELQRCAEEARRREEEDEEIAKQLQEEEEMEMKRQRADAGHHENSCVSPLCEGLGIWEQVLQDAELARRLQEEEDMLPRRDFPRSSGSEVDFIAAQVAQDEEIAHYMQRHQRRVKDRPQDLEIQTRPAEPRDEGNTSTRKALQMLRERLNSDGLHSPVEEEDYTIENHLASPSCTTLRNQHLHNIAEELDPTFKARKRESQISTSPPSGLCLAPRNPHSIFYDYLPEPTFIPPTKRQSDKAGRHKAKDKKENCKQQ
- the ccdc50b gene encoding coiled-coil domain-containing protein 50 isoform X4, with translation MAEIDIDKSHLPGVYDVCQCFSVLEDGALAHSLQEQEIEQFYSSNIQKNQAVQNDVRLARRLQEEEEQRADLRRDIRQLEEEDCRYAQMIQEELQRCAEEARRREEEDEEIAKQLQEEEEMEMKRQRADAGHHENSCVSPLCEGLGIWEQVLQDAELARRLQEEEDMLPRRDQFPRSSGSEVDFIAAQVAQDEEIAHYMQRHQRRVKDRPQDLEIQTRPAEPRDEGNTSTRKALQMLRERLNSDGLHSPVEEEDYTIENHLASPSCTTLRNQHLHNIAEELDPTFKARKRESQISTSPPSAGLCLAPRNPHSIFYDYLPEPTFIPPTKRQSDKAGRHKAKDKKENCKQQ